In Pseudoalteromonas piratica, the genomic stretch GGCGTTAGACACCGACCAGCCTAGTGCTAAAGTCAATTTTACAAACGCTTCATCATCCAGTTTTTCAAATGTTTGACCAATCAGCTCACGGCTTACTTCTGCAAAAGAATCACGTAACTTACTTTTATCGTTTAACACCTGATTTATTTGGTGAAATAGCTGGAAATGAGAAAACTCTAACGTATTATTTTGCTTTTCAATGTGAGTCTCTACGGATGCAAAATCGCCTCGCAATGAAAGTAATGCAATTTTATTAAACATGGGTTGTTGGTCTACTTGTGCTGGCGTTAATTTTTTTGCAAATAACGTTAGCTCTTTTTTAAAATCTGTTGATGCTAAAATTGCTTCTGCATTTTCTGCTGCACTCAATTCGGTTGCGACAATAACCGGAGGGACAGGATATTGGTTACTCTGCTCAGCATAGGTATTTTGCAAAAAGTTTAGTAAGATGATTGCCAAATAAATCACCACTGACTTTAGACTTATTTTTTTCATTTGTGCTTCCATTTTAATAATGAGACTAAATCGTGAAGCACTCTACTGAACGCCAATTTTTAAGTCCTGACAGCGTGGTGAAAAGATGTGACTTTTTATGACAGCCTTGATTTTAAAGGGCTGCGTGATAGAACAAATGGATTAATATGCGCTGGCAAATTAAAGGTTTTGAGTTTAATGAACAACAACAAACCTTAATCACTGAGCACAATAAAGTTCGACTTGAACCGAAGATGTGTGAACTTTTAGCCTATTTTTGTCAGAATCAAAACCAAGTGATTAGTAAAGAGCAATTACTTGACGATGTATGGCATGGCCGTTATGTCAGTGATAACACCGTAAGTAAGCTCATCACAAAGCTTAGAAAAGCATTGCAAGATGATGCGCGAAATCCTGAATATATAACCACAGTACCAAAACGAGGCTATCGATTTGTCGCTACGGCAACCCCCGTTTTTGAAAAAGAAGATCAATGCGTAAAAGCCAATACTGCACCAGCCAAGCGTTTGAGTCTTAAATACATTTTGCTATTGCTCTTATTCTTTATCTTGTTTGTATCTCTATGGTTGTTTAACCATCGTACTGCCCCAAATAGTATTGTTTCAGCCAAAGCAGTTACATCAGATAAAGGCAGTGAATACTTTCCTAGCTTTGCCCCTGATGGCATTAGGCTCGCGTACATGAACCATGCTGGTGAGCGCTTCAAACTCTATGTAAAAAACATTTATTCAGGTGAACAAGTTGAAATAAACCATGGAGAACAAAGTGGCGTAGGCCCTGGCGTATGGAATAATGCGGGTACTAAGCTGGTTTATTTAGTTGCTACACAAGAATCTTGCCAATACTTTATGCGCGAGTTTAATGGCCTAACGATGTCTGCGCCTAAACTAATTTATACCTGTAAAGCAGGGAGTTTTGGTCAAATAAAGTTTACCCATGATGATAATGTGCTTATTTTTTCTGAATCTCCAGGTATGGGCAAGCCTTACTCGCTCTATTCACTGCACCTAGATGCAGGTAAAACACAGTGGCTACCACAACCCGATTTGCATTTAGGTGGCAATAGTCAGTTTGATCTTCACCCAACTGACAACAAGATTCTAATTTCTTCACCGAATGAACAGCAATGGGAAGGCTTTTATCAACTTGATTTAGACACACAGCAATTAACCTTACTGTTTGAGTTAAACGCGTATATTTGTTGTGGTATTTGGTCTCATGATGGCGAGCATGTTGTTATGATGGGTGAACACCCTGCCCGTGAAATTGTGCAATTTGAGCTTGATGGAAGCAACAAGACGGTACTGTTTACGGGCCCACAACAATTAAGTCGACCAGAGCGACATAGTAATGGAGTCGATTATGCGTTTACCGCATTTAAATATGACTTAAATGTTGATGAATATAATATTGCTGACAATAAAGCGTTATCGATTTTAAACGATACCTTTGATGAACGACTTGCTGTGTTATCACCCAACAACCAGCAAATCGCATACATTAGTTTAACCTCAGGCAATGAAGAACTGTGGCTATATAACCGAGAAACCCGTAAAAAGAAAAAAATCACCCAATACGGTGATGGCCGCCATTATGTTGATTTAACTTGGTCACCTGATGCAAATAAAGTAGCAGGGCTTACATTAAACGCGATTCATATTATTGATATACCCACAGGGGTAACACAGATACTGCCATTACCCGAAAAAGAGTTTCGTGGCGTGTCATTTCGTTCTGCCAATAAAGTCGCTTTTAGTATGAAAATTGGCGCAAACTGGCAAGTGGTTGAATTTAACTTAACTGACAATTCAATGGAGCGCCTTGAGCCAAAATGGCAGAGTGTTCAATACGATAAATTTGAGCATAATTGGCTTTGGGTTGATCAAGCTGGAAACTGGTATGTTGGCCAAAATAAAACCCCTTTGACCTTACCTAATCTACCACAGAGCGCTTTTTATGGTAGGCAGTTTGCTGTTAAAAAAAGTGGCAAACGTGTTGCGTTGTTTGATTGGCATCAGAGTAGCCTTAATATTTATAATATCGATACTCTCAAGCGAGTGTTCCAATTAAATAGCCAGCTAGGTCATTTTTCACTGCGTGGCGATCTATTACTTATCAATAAACCATCATCAGAATCCAATGATAGCGACATTTACCAAACATTTAGCGTATCTACAGAATGAAAAATAGGCGTGAGTGAAAATTGAAAAACTGCTGGTTGATGCTTGAAAAAATCAGCAGTAATTAACACCGCCTAACAAATAGAGCCTCTCATCCTTAAAAAGAGTTACCTACCCTAAACATAAAAACACCCAAACTAATTCAAATTAGAGTGGGTGTCTTTGTTATTAACCAAACGAAAGTGCATGTTTTGTTATAACCCAAAGATGCACTTCCTAAATTGACAAATCAGTTCTAAAGTCATTAGCATGATGTTTGAATTCTTTTGTGTTGCACTGTACTAATGAAATTTCTCCTCATACTATTCATCGCTTTTTTCTATTCTGCCAAAAGCTGGGCGGCTCCCGCAAAGATAGAAAACACCTGTCAAATTAACCCTAAACAGTGCTTACAGTTAGTAGAAGAGCGATTAAATGAGGGTGTCGAGCCAAAAACATCCGAATGGTACCGCTTCAAGTTTTTACAAATTCAAGCTTTATTTGAACTTGAGCAAGCGCAACCACTCTCCAAAGTACTCAATGAGCTAAATTCAATTTCACCCCTACCGACTTTTTTACAGCTCAAGGTTTACATTCTAAGCGCCAAAAATGCGATGTTTAGAAATAACGTGCAAGACTTTGAACGATATAAATCAAAAACATTTACCTTAATGAAAGGGTTAAATTTGGATACACTCGATCCATATTCACTGATCGAGTACGCAAATTTTCATATTTACTTAAAAGATTACCGAACAGGCATCGAACTGCTATTACCTTTAGAAAAGAAATTTAGAGATCACCCTAATAGTGAACTTAAAAAAACGATTTACACCAATCTTGGTAATATGCATGCCCTACAGAAATCGTATAAAAACGCTTTTCCATACTTTCAGCTCGCATATGAAAATGCTCAGTTATCTTTAAATAAGCACTATGCGTTAATGACTCATTACAACGTAGCTCGCAGCCATCAAATGCTTGAAATGCACAAGGAGGCTGAGCAAATTTTCTTAGATGTATTATCCGCAGAAAAAACGATTGGCCACCCTACTATCAAAAATTTATGCCACTACCGCTTGGCTATTTTTTACAACGAGCAAAACAATCAATCAAAGCTAAAGACACACCTTAAGCAGGTTGACCCAACCAAACTTTCCACAAAGTTATTGAAGCAATATCAGCAATTACTATCTGTTAAATAAGATGACATAAGGGTGAATACCAACCCAAATCAACTATTATCACTACCACAACTAGAATTCATAAAAAAGTCAGCGCAACGTCAGGCTTTTATTTCGGTGCTTACATATATTGTTCGCAGCCTCTTGGCATTTAATCTAACTTTTATTGCTGATACCAAAACAAAGAATATTTATGAAAAACAATTTTAAATTAAATTTTGCACTCACTTTCGTATTGCTGTGTAGCCTACCTACATTTAGTGAAGAACCTCCCTCTTACTCTCTTTTATATTCATATACAGAGTCTACTAAACGCTCTTTGTATATCAGTGACGAAAATGGAGAGAATAGCTTAAAAATAGGCAGTTTTACTTTAAGCGATGGTTACCCTGCAATTTCACCAAATGGCAAACATATCGCTTTTTACGGTAAGTATGATAAGTACAAAACCTGGTCTATCCACACTGTTGATTTAGATGGCAACAACTTTAAGCGTCTTACTCAAGTCAAAAATGTTTGGGATAGTTCACCAGTTTGGTCTCCTGATGGAAAACTCATTGTCTTCGCTCGAGAATATAAAGACCAAAATGGAATTTGGCAGGAAGAAATTTGGCGCATGAACCCAGATGGTTCGAATAAAAAGCAAATCAAAGGTCTTAAAGGCCGCTCGCCTGAGTTTATGAAGGATGGCCGCCTTCTTTTTCAAACAAAAGCAAGCCCGAGCCAAATTAGTATTGCCAATCTAGATGGCAGCAATCAAATTGTGTTAACCAACGATACTACCAATAATATGTCGCCCAAGATATCTCCTGACGGTTCAAAAATTGCTTTTATATCGAGTCGAGATGGTAATCAAGAAGTTTACATAATGAATCTTGATGGTCGTAATCAAAAACGAATGACACGCAACTCTATTGATGAGTGGGGCCCTAGCTGGTCAACTGATGGCACAAAGGTACTTTTTTCATCTGAAAACGTTTACGATTCTTTAGATATATTTAGTGTGAATATAGATGATCGTTCAATTCAAGAAGTACTAAGAAAAGGATCTCAGTTAACAACTATGTACCACGTGGACAAAAAACACTTAAAAAGGCTTATGAATAAAAATAAGCAATCTAAAAAATGATTTATAAAATATCGCCCAACAAAACTAGCATTGTGCTCAAAAATCTCCAACTGTAAAAAGTTAGCTAATTTATTAGCTACCCGTTGGACTAGACTTTTTTGAGCAGAATCTTGCTTATTGCGCTTGTACCTAAAACCCATAAATTGCTCATTCTATAAAAAATCTCAGCTGAATTTTAAATTTTTAGTGTGTTCTATAACCTATGCTTCGCTGTGAATGGTTATTAAACAAGCAGAGGGAATTATGGATAGTTGCTTTAATTTTATAGCGCTCATTGAGGAATACCAAAAACATAAAGGCATAGCGCATTTGAATTGGGAGGCTGGGAACAGCTTCTCCCTCAGTAATGAAGAGTTTGAAATTAATATTGGGTTTGACGAGCAATCTCAAACTATTCTGCTCGTTAGCTACGTAGGTGTAATTAATAATAGTAATAAAGAAGACACGTACTTAAGGCTGCTATTGGAAAACTATGCAAATCGTTCTGGTAGTAATGCTTTTTGGGGATTCTACTCCGCTGACGAAGCCACACTAACAATCAAAAAACCAGCTCATCACACAGACCAACACATGTTCTCTCAGTGGATCGAGCAATTATGTTTAGACACACAAAGCGCACGTCAGCTATTAAGTGAAATAGGCGAGTCAAGTGTGAAAACGAATCATACAGACTCGAGCAAAACTATCGCACTAAACCAGTTTATTACACCTTAATTAATCGTTTTATACAAAGTGCTCAATGTGCTTTCTCTCTTCGTGATTTAAGAGCGAATTAAGAAAGCCCGCCAATTGATAATTAGATGCCTATTACAAGGAAGATACTATGACGTTTGAACTAACAACATTTAGACAAATCTCACAAAATAAAGGCCTACAAGACACCGCTAACCTGATAGACAATCATGGCGGGAAGTTCGGAGATATTTCAAAATTAGGAGCGAGTGCAACTCCTCTACGTAACGAATTTGTTAAATCATTAGACCAATCAGGCATGATGAAAGGTTTGAGCCTAGCACATCAAACATCCTTAAAAAATAGCTTAACCCCCCTCACCATAGGTGAAGTAAGAGACGCCTTTAAATCATCTACCATTGATATTCGAGGTAACGACAAAGTCGCTGCTGCAAAAGAAAGCACTATTGCTCGCCAAGGATTGGAAGGAATGGGAAGTACAGCCTTTGAAGCCGTCAAAGAACACATAAGCGGCCAATTAGACCGTATTATCGATATGGAAAATAAACTCATTAGTTACAGAGAGCATAAGGCAGCAGGTACCTTAAGCACGTCAGAATTAACACCTGAAGAACAGAAAGTATTGAAAAAAATAGATAAACTATACACCGATACACCAATCGAAAAAGC encodes the following:
- a CDS encoding winged helix-turn-helix domain-containing protein, yielding MRWQIKGFEFNEQQQTLITEHNKVRLEPKMCELLAYFCQNQNQVISKEQLLDDVWHGRYVSDNTVSKLITKLRKALQDDARNPEYITTVPKRGYRFVATATPVFEKEDQCVKANTAPAKRLSLKYILLLLLFFILFVSLWLFNHRTAPNSIVSAKAVTSDKGSEYFPSFAPDGIRLAYMNHAGERFKLYVKNIYSGEQVEINHGEQSGVGPGVWNNAGTKLVYLVATQESCQYFMREFNGLTMSAPKLIYTCKAGSFGQIKFTHDDNVLIFSESPGMGKPYSLYSLHLDAGKTQWLPQPDLHLGGNSQFDLHPTDNKILISSPNEQQWEGFYQLDLDTQQLTLLFELNAYICCGIWSHDGEHVVMMGEHPAREIVQFELDGSNKTVLFTGPQQLSRPERHSNGVDYAFTAFKYDLNVDEYNIADNKALSILNDTFDERLAVLSPNNQQIAYISLTSGNEELWLYNRETRKKKKITQYGDGRHYVDLTWSPDANKVAGLTLNAIHIIDIPTGVTQILPLPEKEFRGVSFRSANKVAFSMKIGANWQVVEFNLTDNSMERLEPKWQSVQYDKFEHNWLWVDQAGNWYVGQNKTPLTLPNLPQSAFYGRQFAVKKSGKRVALFDWHQSSLNIYNIDTLKRVFQLNSQLGHFSLRGDLLLINKPSSESNDSDIYQTFSVSTE
- a CDS encoding tetratricopeptide repeat protein, which encodes MKFLLILFIAFFYSAKSWAAPAKIENTCQINPKQCLQLVEERLNEGVEPKTSEWYRFKFLQIQALFELEQAQPLSKVLNELNSISPLPTFLQLKVYILSAKNAMFRNNVQDFERYKSKTFTLMKGLNLDTLDPYSLIEYANFHIYLKDYRTGIELLLPLEKKFRDHPNSELKKTIYTNLGNMHALQKSYKNAFPYFQLAYENAQLSLNKHYALMTHYNVARSHQMLEMHKEAEQIFLDVLSAEKTIGHPTIKNLCHYRLAIFYNEQNNQSKLKTHLKQVDPTKLSTKLLKQYQQLLSVK
- a CDS encoding TolB family protein; the protein is MKNNFKLNFALTFVLLCSLPTFSEEPPSYSLLYSYTESTKRSLYISDENGENSLKIGSFTLSDGYPAISPNGKHIAFYGKYDKYKTWSIHTVDLDGNNFKRLTQVKNVWDSSPVWSPDGKLIVFAREYKDQNGIWQEEIWRMNPDGSNKKQIKGLKGRSPEFMKDGRLLFQTKASPSQISIANLDGSNQIVLTNDTTNNMSPKISPDGSKIAFISSRDGNQEVYIMNLDGRNQKRMTRNSIDEWGPSWSTDGTKVLFSSENVYDSLDIFSVNIDDRSIQEVLRKGSQLTTMYHVDKKHLKRLMNKNKQSKK
- a CDS encoding type III secretion system chaperone; amino-acid sequence: MVIKQAEGIMDSCFNFIALIEEYQKHKGIAHLNWEAGNSFSLSNEEFEINIGFDEQSQTILLVSYVGVINNSNKEDTYLRLLLENYANRSGSNAFWGFYSADEATLTIKKPAHHTDQHMFSQWIEQLCLDTQSARQLLSEIGESSVKTNHTDSSKTIALNQFITP